The sequence GCGCCGGGGTCTCTCGGGACGCGAGCCTTCCACTTCGGATGGTGAGCGGGCGCCTCGCCATCGGCCAGCATGCGCTCGATGGTGGCGTCCTCGGGAACGTTCGCGAAGGCCAGGCACTCGGAGGCGAAGCGAACGCCCGCGCGGCGCGCATCCTCCATCGGCCGCAGGTACGCGCCCACGCCGTAGTAGTGCGTGACGCCGGTGCGCGTGTGGAACGGCATCGCGCCGCCGCTCGGAGACGAGCGCCAATACGGCACGTCCGGACGCAGCGAGGCACCGGCCTCGGGCAGCACCTTCTCGAACAACGGGCCGGTCCACATCGAGGGCGCCATACCCATCATCGCGGCCTGCTGCTCCGCCTCGCTGTTGCCACACAGCACCGTCAGCGAGGGACACGCCTGCACGCGCGACAGGAACTGCTCCGCCTCGCGCCGCACGTTGGCGGTGAAGGCCGCGTCCTCGGCGGGGTAGTCCATGTTGGCGAACATGAAGTCCTGCCACACGAGGATGCCCCGGGCGTCGCACGCCTCGTAGAAGCGGTCGTCCTCGTAGACCATCGTCCCGCCCACGCGGACCATGTTCATGCCCGCCGAGCGCATCAACTCCAGCGCCTCCGCGTAGTCCCGCTCCGTGCCACCGAGCGACACCACATCCAGCGGGGTCCAGCACGCGCCCCGGCAGAACACCGGCACGCCGTTGATGGACAGCGCGAAGCCTCCCTCCGCCGTAGAGAGCTCCACCGTGCGGAAGCCCACCTGCCCCGCATCGAGCGAGACGGCAGCACCGCCCTCCAGCGCCACGTCCAGGCGCACGGGATACAGCCGGGGCTCGCCATGCGTGTGCGGCCACCACCGCTCCACGGACTCCAGTCGCGCCTCACCGTGCAGACGCCACACGCCCTCGCCCACGGCCTCACACGTCAGGGACGCACTGCCCTCCCCCACGCGCACCGTCGCGGAGCGCACCGGGCTCCAGGCCCGCACGCGCATGTCCACGGAGACAGCGCCGCCCGCACCCACCACGGAAGAACGCAGGTCCGCGCTCTCCACGGACATCCCTGCATGATGCTCCACGCTCACGGGCCGCCACGGCCCCACGGGAGGCACCTGCGGACACCACCCGGGGATGTGCCCGAGCAGCGTGGTGCGGAACCAGCGCAGGTGCGGAGCATCCACCAGCCGCGTCTTCCAGCGAGGCCGCGCCCGCCGCTCCTGCAACGCCGTTGCAAGCGAGCGGAACCGCAGCGCCAGCCTCCGAGTCCCACCGGCCCACCGCGTGACGTCCACGGAGTGCGCCAGGAACATGTTGTCCGAGCGCAGCACCGGCTCGTCGTCCAGCCACACCTCCGCGAGCGTGGCCAGCCCATCGAAGCGGAGAAACACCGCGCCGCCCTCGGCGGCGGGCAATGCCACCTCGGTGCGGTACCACCAGTCCCGCGTGTCCAGGGGCGGAGGCCGGTCGATGTCGAACGGCCCGGCCGCGCGAAGCAGCGAGGCCGCCGTACCGGGAACGGGCGCGGACAACCACGCCAACGCCCGCTCCGAGAGCCGGGAGGGATGGTCCACCGCACCGGGCTCCACGGCGACGGCCTGCCAGCCCGTCTCCAGCGGCGTCACCCGGTGCGAGCTGACGTTGCGAATGCGCGCCATGTCCCCTCCCCGCTGTCTCTCAGCCCGCGACCCGCGTGAGCAGGTCGATGCCACGCTGCCAGCCCGACTCCATGGTCCCCAGCAGCTCGCTGAAGTCCGCCGGCTTCTTCGCCGCCACCGAGCGCGCGCCCTTGAGGATGAGCGTCTTCGCCGCCGAGGAGATGGACTCGAAGTCCGCCGCCGCGCGAGTCAAATCCCCCTCGGAGCCACCAGCGAGCCAGCGCAGGTACGCCGCCGTCAGCTCGAAGTTCGAGCCGAGCTGTCGCAGCGTGGCGAACGCGTAGATGTGATACGCGTCGATGCCCTTCGCGCGCAGCCCCTCCAGGTCCGAGGCGAACCGCTTCGCGAACCGCGTGCACGGGCTGATGGCCGGACGGCGGCGCAGGTAGCGGGCCAACAGCGCGCGCGAGCGCTCGCGCAGCACGTCCTCGGAGGGCCGCTCCAGCCGCTCCAGCCCCACCCACTCCGCGAACAGCGGCAGCACGTGCGGCTCCCACGTCCCGGCTGTGCGGAAGACGCCGTCGAAGTCCTCGCCCTCCAGCGTGTAGTAGCCGGTGTTGTGGAAGTAGCCCAGCTTGCGGCCCTCCACGTCGAGCGTCTCCAGCGCAATCGTCGTCTTCGTGTGCTGCCGGCGGTAGTCCGTACCCGCCGTGTCCGGCAGGAAGAACGCGTCGGACTCGGTGAGGATGAGCCGCCCCTCGGACAGGTGCGCCACGGCGTGCTCGGCCAGGGGGCGGTAGACGTTCAGCTCCTGCACCTCCAGGCCGTAGAGCGTGTTCAGGTCGTCGTGCGACGGCTTGTAGAACGTCCACTGGTCGCCCACGAAGTCGAGCGCGACGGTGAAGGCCAGCAGCGGCAGCGGGTTGAGCCGCTGCGCGTGCAGCACTTCAATCCACACGTCGGCGTAGCAGTTCTTCTCCACCCACAGCGCGCTCTCGGCGTGCAGGGTGTGCTTGACGTAGGAGCCTGGGGCGATGCCCAGAACGGAGATGACGCTCATGGCCAGAGCACCTTGCGGACCTCGGCCGGCCACTCGGCGGGCACGTAGCCGTGGTGGCGGAACAGGGCCATGGTGACGCGCTCCAGGCCGAAGCCCAGGCACGCGGTGTGGGCCACCTGCCCGTCCGCCGTCTTGATGTCGAAGAGCAGGCCGAAGTGGTCCTGGTGGTAGTTGAACGAGCACACGGCGGTCTGCTTCGCCGTGGACAGCACCGGCACCAGCACCTCGAACTTCAGCTTCTGCATGCGCTGGTTCGCGGCCAGCATGCGGCCGCCACGGCCGAAGAACGGATCCGACGCCGTCTCCGGCTCGGCGGGCAGGCCCAGCCGCCGCAGCAGCGAGAGGCCGCGCTCCAGCCACATGTCACGCCAGTCCGCCACCTGCTCCGGCCTGCCGGCGCGCACCATCTCCCGGATGCGGAAGGACTGCATGCGCGTGGGCTCGGGCGACGGCTCGTGACGGAACACCCAGTTCTGCACGTCCACCAGCCGCCCGTTCTCCGGCAGCGTGCCGGTGAGCTGCGGGTAGATG comes from Pyxidicoccus parkwaysis and encodes:
- a CDS encoding glycoside hydrolase family 2 protein gives rise to the protein MARIRNVSSHRVTPLETGWQAVAVEPGAVDHPSRLSERALAWLSAPVPGTAASLLRAAGPFDIDRPPPLDTRDWWYRTEVALPAAEGGAVFLRFDGLATLAEVWLDDEPVLRSDNMFLAHSVDVTRWAGGTRRLALRFRSLATALQERRARPRWKTRLVDAPHLRWFRTTLLGHIPGWCPQVPPVGPWRPVSVEHHAGMSVESADLRSSVVGAGGAVSVDMRVRAWSPVRSATVRVGEGSASLTCEAVGEGVWRLHGEARLESVERWWPHTHGEPRLYPVRLDVALEGGAAVSLDAGQVGFRTVELSTAEGGFALSINGVPVFCRGACWTPLDVVSLGGTERDYAEALELMRSAGMNMVRVGGTMVYEDDRFYEACDARGILVWQDFMFANMDYPAEDAAFTANVRREAEQFLSRVQACPSLTVLCGNSEAEQQAAMMGMAPSMWTGPLFEKVLPEAGASLRPDVPYWRSSPSGGAMPFHTRTGVTHYYGVGAYLRPMEDARRAGVRFASECLAFANVPEDATIERMLADGEAPAHHPKWKARVPRDPGAGWDFEDVRDHYVGLLFGVEPARLRYSDTARYLALGRVTSSEVMAATLSEFRRPGSTCHGALVWFFRDLWPGAGWGVVDSTGLPKAAYYGLKCASSNVLLSLSDEGLDGLDVNVTNDTGSALDVELEVAFYRDGEVPVAKGRAQAVVPARGGVKLSAEAMAGHFVDSTYAYRFGPPGHELAVASLFERASGRLLQRAFHFAHAAMASRRGDVGLEAVAFPGADGSHTVRLRSKRFVQAVSFETPGHVPDDNYFHLAPGDERTVVLRPRPSARAFRGFVHALNAATPVRIELAPAEAASP
- a CDS encoding DUF1839 family protein; this translates as MSVISVLGIAPGSYVKHTLHAESALWVEKNCYADVWIEVLHAQRLNPLPLLAFTVALDFVGDQWTFYKPSHDDLNTLYGLEVQELNVYRPLAEHAVAHLSEGRLILTESDAFFLPDTAGTDYRRQHTKTTIALETLDVEGRKLGYFHNTGYYTLEGEDFDGVFRTAGTWEPHVLPLFAEWVGLERLERPSEDVLRERSRALLARYLRRRPAISPCTRFAKRFASDLEGLRAKGIDAYHIYAFATLRQLGSNFELTAAYLRWLAGGSEGDLTRAAADFESISSAAKTLILKGARSVAAKKPADFSELLGTMESGWQRGIDLLTRVAG
- a CDS encoding amino acid--[acyl-carrier-protein] ligase, with amino-acid sequence MTDISAQDFHDALVAHKLIIPVGVPGAFGRGPVFEDVLRRFGDLVTEAAKNDTAEHMLFPPVIARRVFEKSDYLESFPQLAGTIFSFMGNDTQHREMMNCVHEGKPWGQYQQMTDVVLAPAACYPIYPQLTGTLPENGRLVDVQNWVFRHEPSPEPTRMQSFRIREMVRAGRPEQVADWRDMWLERGLSLLRRLGLPAEPETASDPFFGRGGRMLAANQRMQKLKFEVLVPVLSTAKQTAVCSFNYHQDHFGLLFDIKTADGQVAHTACLGFGLERVTMALFRHHGYVPAEWPAEVRKVLWP